The following coding sequences lie in one Candidatus Thermoplasmatota archaeon genomic window:
- a CDS encoding ArsR family transcriptional regulator, giving the protein MGHYDDHPWSEVSLRVCRVVQEQPGIHFRGLARAANLSSVGQLRHHLDRLVRRGILVELEDGGYKRFFLAGNHEPGLRPALALFARRVPRRIGTLLLVRPMSRTELRRSLGCADSTLGFHLSRMVQAQVVVKLRERNGSKYALADAETVRKVMLMRSGGVKEPTVPLAQEVPVPDLAAAANGGNGHSEFHVHANGNGNGNGNGSDAPRDETVDQAPEPSPVEGLPAAPDDPLVEGPAAVDRPLAGASAKPATGPA; this is encoded by the coding sequence ATGGGACACTACGACGACCACCCGTGGAGCGAGGTGAGCCTTCGCGTCTGCCGCGTCGTGCAGGAGCAGCCCGGCATCCATTTCCGGGGGCTTGCGCGCGCGGCCAACCTCTCGTCGGTGGGCCAGCTGCGACACCACCTCGACCGCCTCGTGCGGCGGGGGATTCTCGTCGAGCTCGAGGACGGAGGCTACAAGCGCTTCTTCCTCGCCGGAAACCACGAGCCCGGCCTTCGGCCGGCGCTTGCGCTCTTCGCGCGGCGCGTGCCGCGGCGCATCGGGACGCTTCTCCTTGTCCGGCCCATGAGCCGCACGGAGCTCCGGCGCTCCCTGGGCTGCGCCGACTCCACGCTTGGCTTCCATCTCTCGCGCATGGTGCAGGCGCAGGTGGTTGTGAAGCTCCGCGAGCGCAACGGCTCCAAGTACGCGCTCGCCGACGCCGAGACCGTCCGCAAGGTCATGCTCATGCGAAGCGGCGGGGTGAAGGAGCCCACGGTGCCGCTTGCGCAGGAGGTGCCGGTCCCCGATCTTGCCGCGGCCGCCAACGGCGGCAACGGCCACTCGGAGTTCCACGTGCACGCCAACGGCAATGGAAACGGCAACGGCAACGGCTCCGACGCTCCGCGCGACGAAACCGTGGATCAAGCTCCCGAACCGAGCCCCGTGGAAGGCTTGCCGGCCGCACCCGACGATCCTCTCGTCGAAGGCCCGGCCGCCGTTGATCGACCGCTGGCGGGCGCCTCCGCCAAACCCGCGACCGGACCGGCCTAG
- a CDS encoding helix-turn-helix domain-containing protein gives MPRRRRTGRTVSTGATIAATLALVAFLCLASAGSAKLPDPPTKTPDDVRQHAADAQGYLRDRAEDLEPWERVGHARDAAEEAIPAAPQPDEATLPLDELRSEASAALAVLDQEVPAFEPDVSREDVCSTEALLVDPLRGLTHAPPPALACGAGEETATSRLTDDDRADTARLREHILRAAGEQAARAIERAAADDAAPPAARAPARSVHAADALRAETAPGASLPLWLAVGLALALAPLARLYRRLTRDDTLANPTRRAVLDHVAARPGATAHEVARACSINYRTAAHHLGVLHEFGALEAREVGARLRYFGNGRLSDAGKRAALALRHPQAARVVRALARDPRGSLSALAARAGLPKSTAKWHVDRLRRLGLVLPDGRPAAEAIDGALTGP, from the coding sequence ATGCCAAGACGACGGCGCACGGGGAGAACCGTGTCGACCGGGGCTACCATCGCGGCGACGCTTGCCCTCGTGGCGTTCCTGTGCCTTGCGTCTGCCGGAAGCGCGAAGCTTCCCGACCCGCCCACCAAGACCCCCGACGACGTACGCCAGCATGCCGCCGACGCCCAGGGGTACCTTCGCGATCGCGCCGAGGACCTGGAGCCGTGGGAGCGCGTGGGCCACGCGCGCGACGCCGCCGAGGAGGCGATCCCGGCCGCGCCGCAGCCGGACGAAGCGACGCTTCCGCTCGACGAGCTCCGAAGCGAGGCGAGCGCGGCGCTTGCCGTCTTGGACCAGGAGGTCCCCGCCTTCGAGCCCGACGTCTCCCGTGAAGACGTCTGCAGCACGGAAGCGCTGCTGGTCGATCCGCTTCGCGGGCTCACCCATGCGCCCCCACCGGCGCTCGCCTGCGGAGCGGGCGAGGAGACGGCGACGTCCCGTCTGACCGACGACGACCGCGCCGACACGGCTCGCCTTCGCGAGCATATACTCCGTGCGGCGGGCGAGCAGGCCGCGCGCGCGATCGAGCGCGCGGCCGCGGACGACGCAGCGCCGCCCGCCGCGCGGGCGCCTGCGCGCTCCGTCCACGCAGCCGACGCGCTGCGCGCGGAGACCGCGCCTGGCGCCTCGTTGCCGCTGTGGCTTGCGGTGGGCCTCGCCCTTGCGCTTGCTCCCCTTGCCCGTCTCTACCGGCGCCTCACGCGCGACGACACACTTGCGAACCCGACGCGCCGCGCGGTGCTCGACCACGTAGCCGCTCGGCCCGGCGCCACCGCGCACGAGGTCGCGCGCGCATGCTCGATCAACTACCGCACGGCCGCCCACCACCTCGGCGTCCTTCACGAGTTCGGAGCGCTGGAGGCACGCGAGGTGGGCGCGCGGCTGCGGTACTTCGGCAACGGACGCCTCTCGGACGCTGGCAAGCGCGCGGCGCTTGCGCTGCGGCACCCGCAGGCGGCCCGCGTGGTCCGCGCGCTTGCGCGCGATCCGCGGGGCTCGCTGTCGGCGCTCGCCGCTCGCGCGGGGCTTCCCAAGAGCACGGCCAAGTGGCACGTGGACCGCCTCCGGCGCTTGGGCCTTGTTCTGCCCGACGGGCGGCCCGCCGCCGAGGCGATCGACGGGGCCCTCACGGGGCCTTGA
- a CDS encoding transketolase, translating to MASPSDLTEIARRIRVSALDMIYRAQSGHPGGSFSETEILVALYFGGVLRVDPKNPSWPDRDRFIVSKGHASPGVYAALAEKGFFPKDETKGFRAIDSLLQGHVDTKVPGVEFSAGSLGQGLSFGVGCALAARMDGKSWRTFVLLGDGELQEGQCWEAAMTAAHFKLDNLTAIVDRNGIQNDWFVKETKDLGNVAAKFASFGWHAVECEGHDVGALVATLQAVDRVKGKPRVVVANTVKGKGVSYMENNPDYHGKSPNEADYRKALVELGAAGGGR from the coding sequence ATGGCCTCGCCGTCGGATCTCACGGAGATCGCTCGCCGCATCCGCGTGTCCGCGCTCGACATGATCTACCGGGCGCAAAGCGGGCACCCGGGCGGAAGCTTCTCCGAGACGGAGATCCTCGTCGCGCTGTACTTCGGCGGCGTCCTGCGCGTCGATCCCAAGAACCCGTCGTGGCCCGACCGCGACCGGTTCATCGTGAGCAAGGGCCACGCAAGCCCGGGCGTCTACGCCGCCCTTGCCGAGAAAGGTTTCTTTCCCAAGGACGAGACGAAGGGCTTCCGCGCGATCGACTCCCTCCTGCAGGGCCACGTGGACACGAAGGTCCCCGGCGTGGAGTTCTCCGCGGGGTCGCTTGGGCAGGGCCTCTCGTTTGGCGTCGGCTGCGCGCTTGCCGCGCGCATGGACGGAAAGTCCTGGCGCACGTTCGTGCTCCTGGGCGACGGCGAGCTCCAGGAGGGCCAATGCTGGGAGGCGGCCATGACGGCCGCCCACTTCAAGCTCGACAACCTCACCGCGATCGTCGACCGCAACGGCATCCAGAACGATTGGTTCGTCAAGGAGACGAAGGACCTCGGCAACGTGGCCGCCAAGTTCGCCTCGTTCGGATGGCACGCGGTCGAGTGCGAAGGGCACGACGTCGGAGCGCTCGTCGCGACGCTGCAAGCCGTGGACCGCGTGAAGGGCAAGCCCCGCGTCGTGGTCGCAAACACGGTGAAGGGCAAGGGCGTCTCGTACATGGAGAACAACCCCGACTACCACGGCAAGAGCCCCAACGAGGCCGACTACCGGAAGGCGCTCGTGGAGCTTGGAGCGGCCGGGGGTGGCCGCTGA
- the hxlB gene encoding 6-phospho-3-hexuloisomerase, protein MRGSSRGTGARARPSSPAFEAIAHNQQRIAEILAGVDARAVSDLVARLAAARKIILFGRGRSGLVGRGFAMRLYHLGKNAFYVGETVTPPVDRETLVVVLSGSGETFAVALTAQLAKESGASVVALTARRQSRVARHADLIVEIPVPARNPRPDLAPLGTLFEQAAMQLVDGVVAELASRLGQNEADMRKRHATLE, encoded by the coding sequence GTGCGCGGGTCCAGCCGAGGCACCGGCGCGCGCGCACGCCCATCGTCGCCCGCCTTCGAGGCGATCGCCCACAACCAGCAGCGGATCGCCGAGATCCTCGCGGGCGTCGACGCGCGCGCCGTCTCCGACCTCGTGGCGCGCCTGGCCGCCGCGCGCAAGATCATCCTCTTTGGGCGCGGCCGCTCGGGCCTCGTGGGGCGCGGCTTTGCCATGCGCCTCTACCATCTCGGAAAGAACGCGTTCTACGTGGGCGAGACGGTGACGCCGCCCGTCGACCGGGAGACGCTCGTCGTCGTGCTGTCGGGAAGCGGCGAAACGTTCGCCGTCGCGCTCACCGCGCAGCTTGCCAAGGAGAGCGGAGCCTCCGTCGTGGCCCTCACCGCCCGTCGCCAGTCGCGCGTGGCCAGGCACGCGGACCTCATCGTCGAGATCCCGGTGCCCGCCCGCAACCCTCGGCCCGATCTCGCCCCGCTCGGAACGCTCTTCGAGCAGGCCGCCATGCAGCTTGTCGACGGCGTCGTGGCCGAGCTCGCCTCGCGCCTGGGACAGAACGAAGCGGACATGCGCAAGCGCCACGCGACGCTCGAATGA
- a CDS encoding 2,5-diamino-6-(ribosylamino)-4(3H)-pyrimidinone 5'-phosphate reductase — MRVTLNCAMSADGKIALSGGARLRLSSPQDKKRVHELRARVDAILVGAGTVLRDDPELLVDEELVPRPHHPLRVVLDSNLRTPPSARVLRGPAKTLVFCAKGRARPLAGAEVVEAGSERVELPLVLAELAARGVGWLLVEGGGRVLASFLRQRLADEFLVYVAPTVVGGGAPTPADGEGALSPEDVVRLELHETIRLGEGILLKHRVLR, encoded by the coding sequence ATGCGCGTCACGCTCAACTGCGCCATGAGCGCCGACGGCAAGATCGCCCTGTCGGGCGGCGCCCGGCTTCGCCTCTCCTCGCCGCAGGACAAGAAGCGCGTGCACGAGCTTCGCGCGCGCGTGGACGCGATCCTCGTGGGCGCCGGGACCGTGCTGCGCGACGATCCCGAGCTTCTCGTCGACGAGGAGCTCGTGCCGCGCCCGCATCACCCGCTGCGCGTCGTCCTCGACTCGAACCTTCGCACGCCGCCATCCGCTCGCGTCCTGCGCGGACCGGCCAAGACGCTTGTCTTTTGCGCCAAGGGGCGCGCGCGGCCGCTGGCCGGCGCCGAGGTCGTGGAGGCGGGAAGCGAGCGCGTGGAGCTTCCCCTCGTGCTCGCGGAGCTTGCGGCCCGCGGCGTCGGGTGGCTTCTCGTGGAGGGCGGCGGCCGCGTGCTCGCCTCCTTCCTGCGGCAGCGGCTGGCGGACGAGTTCCTCGTGTACGTCGCGCCCACCGTCGTGGGCGGGGGCGCGCCGACGCCCGCGGACGGCGAGGGGGCGCTTTCGCCGGAGGACGTGGTGCGCCTCGAGCTTCACGAGACGATCCGCCTGGGCGAGGGCATCCTGCTCAAGCATCGCGTGCTGCGGTGA
- a CDS encoding TIM barrel protein, giving the protein MIHIGPAGVPLSCKGRTPLEGVQHCQELGLNAMEVQFVRGIRMDEEYAREVGRLARELSIQLSVHAPYYTNLASDDDKTIQKSIDKITLTAKLADAMGATVVVCHPGFYTSLTRKETLRKAIATLTTIQDYLRDGKLGCKLGLEVMGKQQTFGDLEEVVQMCQAVPACVPVIDFAHIHARSNGGLKSTKDFEDVFKRVDAGLSPETYYCYFTGVKYANNSEINHVPIKKGDMDFDHLVEVILDRDLDITLVSNSPIVEHDAMFMKIHIERMLEKRGALGEGGRKAVFGED; this is encoded by the coding sequence ATGATCCACATCGGCCCCGCGGGGGTCCCGCTCTCCTGCAAGGGCCGCACGCCCCTCGAAGGCGTCCAGCACTGCCAGGAGCTGGGCTTGAACGCCATGGAGGTGCAGTTCGTCCGCGGCATCCGGATGGACGAGGAATACGCGCGCGAGGTCGGTCGGCTGGCCCGCGAGCTTTCCATCCAGCTCTCGGTCCACGCGCCGTACTACACGAACCTGGCAAGCGACGACGACAAGACCATCCAAAAGTCGATCGACAAGATCACGCTCACCGCCAAGCTCGCCGACGCGATGGGTGCCACCGTGGTCGTGTGCCACCCCGGCTTCTACACGAGCCTCACCCGCAAGGAGACCCTGCGCAAGGCCATCGCCACGCTCACGACGATCCAGGACTACCTGCGCGACGGGAAGCTCGGCTGCAAGCTTGGCCTTGAGGTCATGGGCAAGCAGCAGACCTTCGGCGACCTCGAGGAGGTCGTCCAGATGTGCCAGGCCGTGCCCGCGTGCGTGCCCGTCATCGACTTCGCGCACATCCACGCGCGCTCGAACGGCGGGCTCAAGAGCACGAAGGACTTCGAGGACGTGTTCAAGCGCGTGGACGCCGGACTCTCGCCCGAGACCTACTACTGCTACTTCACGGGCGTGAAGTACGCGAACAACTCCGAGATCAACCACGTCCCGATCAAGAAGGGCGACATGGACTTCGACCACCTCGTCGAGGTCATCCTCGACCGCGACCTCGACATCACCCTCGTCTCCAACAGCCCCATCGTCGAGCACGACGCGATGTTCATGAAGATCCACATCGAGCGCATGCTCGAGAAGCGCGGGGCGCTGGGCGAGGGCGGGCGCAAGGCCGTCTTCGGAGAGGATTGA